In Duganella zoogloeoides, a single genomic region encodes these proteins:
- a CDS encoding DUF4331 domain-containing protein: protein MKHALGMAVLGTLAGALAPAALASSHREAPFVTQSPKVDGTDFYMFRSYETGRAGFVTLIADYVPLQDAYGGPNYFAMDPNALYEIHIDNNGDAKEDLTFQFRFTNTNKDTKLTIGGKSMSIPLVVNGGAIAGANAPGANVRETYTINVVRGDRRTGTRAAVSNAAGATTFDKPLDNIGNKSIPDYAAYAAAHVYSVNIPGCATPARVFVGQRKDPFVVNLGETFDLVNIKAPAVEFAANAERAAKDDLAQKNVTSIEMEVASSCLTAANSTDPVIGGWTTASVRQARVLNPTPNSSTPSKEGGAWTQVSRLGAPLVNEVVIGLKDKDTFNASKPSGDTRFADYVTNPTLPALIEILYGNAGAKAPTNFPRNDLVAAFLTGVKGLNQPATVTASEMLRLNTSTPVVAMGAQNRLGVIGGDNAGFPNGRRPGDDVVDIALRVVMGKLCTLNLGCAPADAPAGALRFTDGAYLDDSFFNASFPYLKTPIAGSPQTAATTTAARSAP from the coding sequence ATGAAACATGCGCTCGGCATGGCAGTACTGGGCACCCTGGCTGGCGCGCTGGCGCCGGCAGCGCTGGCATCGAGCCACCGCGAAGCACCGTTCGTCACCCAAAGTCCAAAAGTCGATGGCACCGACTTTTACATGTTCCGCAGCTACGAGACGGGCCGCGCCGGCTTCGTCACCCTGATCGCCGACTACGTGCCATTGCAGGACGCCTACGGCGGCCCGAACTACTTCGCGATGGACCCCAACGCGCTGTACGAAATCCATATCGATAACAACGGCGACGCCAAGGAAGACCTCACCTTCCAGTTCCGCTTCACCAATACCAACAAGGACACCAAGCTGACCATCGGCGGCAAGTCGATGTCGATCCCGCTGGTGGTCAACGGCGGCGCCATCGCCGGCGCCAACGCCCCCGGCGCCAATGTGCGCGAAACCTACACCATCAACGTGGTGCGCGGCGACCGCCGCACCGGCACCAGGGCCGCAGTGTCCAACGCCGCCGGCGCCACTACCTTCGACAAGCCGCTCGACAATATCGGCAACAAGTCGATCCCCGACTACGCCGCGTATGCCGCCGCCCATGTCTATAGCGTCAATATCCCCGGCTGCGCCACGCCCGCGCGCGTGTTTGTCGGCCAGCGCAAGGATCCGTTCGTGGTCAACCTGGGCGAGACCTTCGACCTGGTCAATATCAAGGCCCCGGCCGTGGAATTTGCTGCCAACGCCGAACGCGCCGCCAAGGACGACCTGGCGCAAAAGAACGTGACCTCGATCGAAATGGAAGTAGCCAGCAGCTGCCTGACCGCTGCCAACAGCACCGACCCCGTGATCGGCGGCTGGACCACGGCCAGCGTGCGCCAGGCGCGCGTGCTGAACCCGACGCCGAACAGCTCCACGCCATCGAAGGAAGGCGGCGCCTGGACCCAGGTATCGCGCCTCGGCGCGCCGCTGGTCAACGAGGTGGTCATCGGTTTGAAAGACAAGGACACCTTCAACGCCAGCAAGCCGTCTGGCGACACCAGGTTCGCCGACTACGTCACCAACCCTACCCTGCCTGCGCTGATCGAAATCCTGTACGGCAACGCCGGCGCCAAGGCGCCGACCAATTTCCCGCGTAACGACCTGGTGGCCGCGTTCCTCACCGGCGTCAAGGGCCTGAACCAGCCGGCGACGGTCACCGCCTCCGAGATGCTGCGCCTGAACACTTCGACGCCTGTCGTGGCGATGGGGGCGCAAAACCGCCTCGGCGTGATCGGTGGCGACAATGCCGGTTTCCCGAACGGCCGCCGTCCCGGCGACGACGTGGTCGATATCGCGCTGCGCGTGGTGATGGGCAAACTGTGCACGCTCAACCTCGGTTGCGCGCCAGCCGATGCACCGGCCGGCGCCCTGCGCTTTACGGACGGCGCATACCTGGACGACAGCTTCTTCAACGCCAGCTTCCCGTACCTGAAAACCCCGATCGCCGGTTCGCCACAGACTGCGGCCACCACGACCGCTGCCAGGAGCGCACCATGA
- a CDS encoding sigma-70 family RNA polymerase sigma factor, whose amino-acid sequence MPDTITPDPQQLRLWLEGAARRDAAAFRALYDATSPKLFGFALRILNKRELAEDVLQESFVAIWNNAGNYQSHLAAPMTWMTTIVRNKAFDLLRRTDHDTEIDGDPFAAEVMAALHDPGATPIEALQLSRDAKALAYCMSALEGLHRQVVGLAFFHDLSHSEVAAQMALPIGTVKTWIRRSLEKLKACLAKGERA is encoded by the coding sequence GTGCCAGACACCATTACCCCCGACCCCCAGCAACTGAGATTGTGGCTCGAAGGCGCCGCCCGCCGCGATGCCGCCGCGTTCCGCGCGTTATATGACGCCACGTCGCCGAAACTGTTCGGCTTCGCGCTGCGTATATTGAACAAGCGGGAACTGGCCGAGGATGTCTTACAGGAGAGCTTTGTGGCGATCTGGAATAACGCAGGCAACTACCAAAGCCACCTCGCCGCGCCGATGACGTGGATGACGACCATCGTGCGCAACAAGGCGTTCGACCTGCTGCGCCGTACCGATCACGACACCGAAATCGACGGCGATCCGTTCGCCGCCGAGGTCATGGCGGCCTTGCACGACCCCGGCGCCACGCCGATCGAAGCGCTGCAACTGAGCCGCGACGCCAAGGCACTGGCCTACTGCATGTCCGCGCTGGAAGGCTTGCACCGGCAGGTGGTGGGCCTGGCCTTTTTCCACGACCTGTCGCACAGCGAGGTGGCCGCGCAGATGGCGCTGCCGATCGGCACCGTCAAGACCTGGATCCGCCGCAGCCTCGAAAAGCTCAAAGCCTGTCTGGCCAAAGGAGAGCGGGCATGA
- a CDS encoding VTT domain-containing protein produces the protein MHEFLTLLSAWFLHLDVHLSELVAAYGHWIYLLLFAVIFIETGVVIMPFLPGDSLLFIAGALAAKGLFDPWILFFLLLTAAITGDALNFAIGTYVRRKAVDTSRIPLLKAEHIVLTQKFFERHGGKTIILARFVPIVRTLAPFVAALGSMPARVFFMYNVVGGLIWVGSLLLAGYMFGNIPWVSNNLTAVVLGIVFLSILPGIIAWLRSLGTRSSKA, from the coding sequence ATGCACGAATTTCTGACCCTGCTGAGCGCCTGGTTCCTGCACCTCGACGTGCACCTGTCCGAACTGGTGGCGGCATACGGCCACTGGATTTACCTGCTGCTGTTCGCCGTGATTTTCATCGAAACCGGCGTGGTCATCATGCCGTTCCTGCCCGGCGATTCGCTGCTGTTCATCGCTGGCGCGCTGGCCGCCAAGGGGCTGTTCGATCCGTGGATACTGTTTTTCCTGCTGCTCACCGCCGCCATCACCGGCGACGCGCTCAACTTTGCCATCGGCACCTATGTGCGGCGCAAGGCGGTCGATACGTCGCGCATTCCGTTGCTGAAAGCCGAACACATCGTCCTCACGCAAAAATTCTTCGAGCGCCATGGCGGCAAGACCATCATCCTGGCCCGCTTCGTGCCGATCGTGCGCACGCTGGCGCCGTTCGTGGCCGCGCTCGGCTCGATGCCGGCACGCGTGTTCTTCATGTACAACGTGGTCGGCGGCCTGATCTGGGTGGGCAGCCTGCTGCTGGCCGGCTACATGTTCGGTAACATTCCATGGGTCAGCAACAACCTGACCGCCGTGGTGCTGGGCATCGTGTTCCTGTCCATCCTGCCGGGCATCATCGCCTGGCTGCGTTCGCTGGGCACCCGGTCCAGCAAAGCGTAG
- the treA gene encoding alpha,alpha-trehalase TreA has product MKGTNTPRSALLLAGVIILAAGAPATAQRQPAASASASASAVPAQAQVLAAAPAAPVPATATAPQDVPTPQQLFGPLYQAVQTAHIYPDAKTFADAVPRSDPQAILAKYRQEQPQDKAALQAFVERHFELPAPATITLRQHIASLWPVLTRPPLDPPKWSSALALPANYVVPGGRFREIYYWDSYFTMLGLQADHRSDLVDSMITGFQSLIERYGHIPNGTRSYYLSRSQPPFFAAMAQLKPLGDAKADARAEARLLAALKREHAYWMRGTACLPKTGQGACEHVVRLADGTILNRYWDAKDTPRDEATQPDLDTAKDTDRSKPELYRDLRAAAESGWDFSSRWQDDPQRLSTVHTTAIAPVDLNSLLYQLEGEVARRCEAARDTSCATRFNQAKSRRAAAINRIFWVAAEQRYADYDLRQQRPTRVLSAATYYPLWVGIATPAQAAAVADTTQKQLLAEGGLRTTLLRTGQQWDAPNGWAPLQWIAIDGLARYGHAPLAREIAKRWVATVHRTWVETGKLLEKYDVEERRSGGGGEYPTQDGFGWTNGVTSALLERYPDLAQ; this is encoded by the coding sequence ATGAAGGGGACCAATACACCACGCAGCGCGCTGCTGTTGGCAGGCGTAATAATTCTGGCGGCCGGCGCGCCTGCCACGGCACAACGGCAACCTGCCGCAAGCGCAAGCGCAAGCGCAAGCGCAGTCCCGGCCCAGGCCCAAGTCCTAGCCGCAGCCCCAGCCGCACCTGTCCCCGCAACCGCAACCGCGCCGCAGGACGTGCCCACGCCGCAACAACTGTTCGGTCCCCTGTACCAGGCGGTGCAGACCGCTCATATCTATCCAGACGCCAAGACCTTTGCCGATGCCGTGCCCAGGTCCGATCCGCAAGCGATCCTGGCCAAGTACCGGCAAGAGCAGCCGCAGGACAAGGCCGCGCTGCAAGCATTCGTCGAACGCCATTTCGAGCTGCCCGCGCCGGCCACCATCACGCTGCGCCAGCACATCGCCTCGCTGTGGCCGGTACTGACGCGCCCGCCGCTCGATCCGCCCAAGTGGTCGTCGGCCTTGGCGCTACCGGCCAATTACGTGGTGCCGGGCGGGCGCTTCCGCGAGATTTATTACTGGGATTCGTACTTCACCATGCTGGGCTTGCAAGCCGACCATCGCAGCGACCTGGTCGATTCGATGATCACCGGTTTTCAGAGCCTCATTGAACGCTACGGCCATATCCCCAACGGTACCCGCAGCTACTACCTGAGCCGCTCGCAGCCGCCGTTCTTCGCAGCCATGGCGCAATTGAAACCGCTGGGCGACGCCAAGGCCGACGCCAGGGCGGAAGCCCGCCTGCTCGCTGCGCTCAAGCGCGAACATGCTTACTGGATGCGCGGCACGGCGTGCCTGCCCAAGACGGGGCAGGGCGCGTGTGAACACGTGGTACGCCTCGCCGACGGCACCATCCTCAACCGCTACTGGGATGCGAAAGACACGCCGCGCGACGAAGCAACGCAACCCGACCTCGACACTGCGAAGGATACCGACCGTTCCAAACCGGAGCTGTACCGCGACTTGCGCGCGGCAGCCGAAAGCGGCTGGGACTTTTCGTCGCGGTGGCAGGACGATCCGCAGCGCCTGTCCACCGTGCACACCACCGCGATCGCGCCGGTGGATCTCAACAGCCTGCTGTACCAGCTGGAGGGCGAAGTAGCGCGCCGTTGCGAGGCCGCGCGCGACACCAGCTGCGCCACCCGGTTCAACCAGGCCAAATCCAGGCGCGCAGCGGCGATCAACCGCATCTTCTGGGTTGCCGCCGAGCAGCGCTACGCCGATTACGACCTGCGCCAGCAGCGGCCGACCAGGGTGCTGAGCGCCGCGACCTATTATCCGCTGTGGGTCGGCATTGCCACGCCGGCACAGGCGGCGGCCGTGGCCGACACCACGCAAAAACAGCTGCTCGCTGAAGGCGGCCTGCGCACCACCTTGCTGCGCACAGGCCAGCAGTGGGATGCTCCCAACGGCTGGGCGCCGCTGCAATGGATCGCCATCGACGGCCTTGCACGCTACGGCCACGCCCCGCTGGCGCGCGAGATCGCCAAACGCTGGGTCGCCACCGTGCACCGCACCTGGGTGGAAACCGGCAAGCTGCTGGAAAAATACGACGTCGAGGAACGCAGAAGCGGCGGCGGAGGAGAATATCCGACCCAGGACGGCTTCGGCTGGACCAACGGCGTGACCAGCGCGCTGCTCGAGCGTTATCCGGACCTGGCGCAGTAG
- a CDS encoding alanine/glycine:cation symporter family protein, giving the protein MEAFISSLNGVIWSPALIYLCLGAGLFYSIQTRFVQVRLFTEMLRLLFKKRDTASGISSFQALAVSLSGRVGVGNIAGVAAAIGFGGPGAVFWMWMVAFLGASTAYAESTLGQLYKVEENGQYRGGSAYFFTRCLGWPWLGALFAISAVISCGIFLPGVQANAVGNAVTQIFGDGAMVDTFMGSVGTHKLAGLAVILLVLGVIIFGGIQRIAQFAEYVVPFMAFGYIVLALIVVGMNVDKLPGMFSLIFSDAFSAQAGMGAAIGWGVKRGVYSNEAGQGTGTHAAAAAETEHPSQQGLVQAFSIYVDTLLVCTATALMILITGQYNVQGTLPDGQFLVQNLPANTEIGSAAFTQMALQSTFGSFGPIFVALALFFFAFTTIVAYYYIAETNVAYLNQYFKRSVPLVVVKLLIMAMVVFGTINSAGYIWNLGDIGVGLMAWINIIGILIIFFISRPTIVCLRDYEQQLKAGGKITFDPVKLGIKNATFWERRAAARK; this is encoded by the coding sequence ATGGAAGCTTTTATCAGCAGTTTGAATGGCGTAATCTGGAGTCCTGCGCTGATTTATTTGTGCCTCGGCGCCGGACTGTTTTATTCGATCCAGACCCGATTCGTCCAGGTGCGCCTGTTTACCGAAATGCTGCGCCTGCTGTTCAAAAAACGTGACACCGCTTCCGGCATCTCGTCGTTCCAGGCGCTGGCCGTGTCGCTGTCCGGCCGGGTTGGCGTGGGCAATATCGCCGGCGTGGCCGCCGCCATTGGTTTTGGCGGTCCCGGTGCGGTTTTCTGGATGTGGATGGTGGCCTTCCTGGGCGCCAGCACGGCGTATGCCGAATCGACACTGGGCCAGCTCTACAAGGTCGAAGAGAACGGCCAGTACCGCGGTGGTTCCGCCTATTTCTTCACGCGCTGCCTCGGTTGGCCGTGGCTTGGCGCGCTGTTCGCCATCTCGGCCGTGATTTCCTGCGGCATCTTCCTGCCCGGCGTGCAAGCCAACGCCGTGGGTAACGCGGTGACGCAGATCTTTGGCGACGGCGCCATGGTCGATACCTTCATGGGCAGTGTTGGCACCCACAAGCTGGCCGGCCTGGCGGTGATCCTGCTGGTGCTGGGGGTGATCATTTTCGGCGGCATCCAGCGTATCGCCCAGTTTGCGGAGTACGTGGTGCCGTTCATGGCGTTCGGCTACATCGTGCTGGCGCTGATCGTCGTCGGCATGAATGTGGACAAGCTGCCGGGCATGTTCTCGCTGATCTTCTCGGATGCGTTTTCGGCCCAGGCCGGCATGGGTGCGGCGATTGGCTGGGGCGTCAAGCGTGGCGTGTATTCGAACGAAGCGGGACAGGGCACCGGCACCCACGCGGCCGCCGCGGCCGAAACCGAGCACCCGTCGCAGCAGGGCCTGGTGCAGGCGTTCTCGATCTATGTCGATACCTTGCTGGTGTGCACCGCCACCGCGCTGATGATCCTCATCACTGGCCAATACAATGTGCAGGGCACGCTGCCCGATGGCCAGTTCCTGGTGCAGAACCTGCCGGCCAATACCGAGATCGGTTCGGCTGCGTTCACCCAGATGGCGCTGCAAAGTACGTTCGGCAGCTTCGGCCCCATCTTCGTGGCGCTGGCGTTGTTCTTCTTTGCTTTTACTACCATTGTCGCCTATTACTATATTGCCGAGACCAACGTCGCGTACCTGAACCAGTACTTCAAGCGCAGCGTGCCGCTGGTCGTGGTCAAGCTGCTGATCATGGCGATGGTCGTGTTTGGCACTATCAACAGCGCCGGCTATATCTGGAACCTCGGCGACATCGGCGTGGGCCTGATGGCGTGGATTAACATCATCGGCATCCTGATTATCTTCTTCATCTCGCGCCCGACCATCGTCTGCCTGCGCGATTACGAGCAGCAGCTCAAGGCCGGTGGCAAGATCACTTTCGATCCGGTCAAGCTGGGCATCAAGAACGCCACGTTCTGGGAGCGCCGCGCGGCGGCACGCAAATAG
- a CDS encoding glycoside hydrolase family 9 protein, translated as MPTSLKYLAAAMACLGAASASAAEIKLNQLGFLPGAAKVAVVPVDAATTGATAFAVIRADGGAVVRHGTLGAARAAPDSGDTVRLADFSTLTTPGRYRLRVAGLPDSLPFEVAPGAYQALNAGAIRAYYYNRAGIALDKQHAGAYARAAGHPDTSVMVHASAASPARPAGTIISSPKGWYDAGDYNKYIVNSGIATYTLLAAWEDFPAFFQTQALNIPESGNGIPDLLNETLWNLEWMLTMQDPNDGGVYHKLTDKNFDGYVMPADARQQRYVVQKTTAAALDFAAVMATASRVLAPYDKQLPGMAARMRTAAEQAWRWARANPKAYYQQPADIKTGEYGDKDVRDEFAWAAAELFITTGDPAYYQAMQAPALQATVPTWGEVSGLAWLSLARHRQHLNPVADQALIASRIDALSSQLAAVTQRSAYGFAMQTADYVWGSNAVVLNQAMVLVHGYRLTGKRAYLDAAQANFDVIMGRNAVDLSFVTGFGARSAQHPHHRPSAADGIAAPVPGFVVGGPQPGREDQKDCKAQYASALPARAYLDDACSYASNEIAINWNAPLVYVSAALQVLTPAPGK; from the coding sequence ATGCCAACTTCCCTGAAATACCTGGCGGCCGCCATGGCCTGCCTGGGCGCGGCCAGCGCATCCGCTGCCGAGATCAAGCTCAATCAACTGGGCTTTCTGCCCGGCGCGGCCAAGGTGGCGGTGGTGCCCGTGGACGCGGCGACGACGGGCGCCACGGCCTTTGCCGTGATCCGGGCCGATGGCGGCGCTGTGGTCCGGCACGGCACGCTGGGTGCGGCCAGGGCGGCGCCCGACTCGGGCGACACGGTGCGGCTGGCCGATTTTTCGACGCTCACCACGCCGGGACGCTACCGCTTGCGCGTGGCAGGTCTGCCCGATTCGCTGCCGTTCGAGGTCGCCCCCGGCGCCTACCAGGCCCTGAATGCCGGCGCCATCCGCGCCTATTACTACAACCGCGCCGGCATCGCGCTCGACAAGCAGCATGCCGGCGCCTACGCGCGCGCGGCCGGCCACCCGGATACCAGTGTGATGGTGCATGCCTCGGCCGCATCCCCGGCGCGGCCGGCCGGCACCATCATCTCCAGCCCGAAAGGCTGGTACGACGCCGGCGACTACAACAAGTACATCGTCAACTCGGGCATCGCCACCTACACCTTGCTGGCCGCGTGGGAAGACTTCCCGGCGTTCTTCCAAACGCAGGCCCTGAATATCCCCGAGAGCGGCAACGGCATTCCCGACCTCCTCAACGAAACGCTGTGGAACCTGGAATGGATGCTGACCATGCAGGACCCCAATGACGGCGGTGTCTATCACAAGCTTACCGATAAAAACTTCGACGGTTACGTGATGCCCGCCGACGCCCGCCAACAGCGCTACGTCGTGCAAAAGACCACCGCCGCCGCACTCGACTTTGCCGCCGTGATGGCCACCGCCAGCCGCGTACTCGCACCCTACGACAAGCAACTGCCCGGCATGGCTGCACGCATGCGCACCGCTGCCGAGCAGGCCTGGCGCTGGGCCCGGGCCAACCCCAAGGCTTACTATCAGCAGCCGGCCGACATCAAGACCGGCGAGTACGGCGACAAGGACGTGCGCGACGAATTTGCGTGGGCCGCCGCCGAACTGTTCATCACCACCGGCGATCCTGCCTATTACCAGGCCATGCAGGCGCCCGCGCTGCAGGCCACGGTGCCGACGTGGGGCGAGGTCAGCGGCCTGGCGTGGCTGTCGCTGGCGCGCCATCGCCAGCACTTGAATCCGGTGGCCGACCAGGCGCTGATCGCCAGCCGCATCGACGCGTTATCGAGCCAGCTGGCGGCAGTGACGCAGCGCTCGGCCTATGGCTTTGCCATGCAGACCGCCGACTATGTTTGGGGCAGCAATGCCGTGGTGCTGAACCAGGCCATGGTGCTGGTGCACGGCTACCGCTTGACCGGCAAGCGCGCCTACCTCGACGCGGCGCAGGCCAATTTCGATGTCATCATGGGCCGCAACGCCGTCGATCTGTCGTTCGTGACCGGCTTCGGCGCCCGCTCGGCGCAGCACCCGCACCACCGGCCGTCGGCGGCGGACGGCATCGCCGCACCGGTGCCGGGCTTCGTGGTCGGCGGCCCGCAGCCGGGCCGCGAAGACCAGAAGGACTGCAAGGCGCAGTACGCATCAGCGCTGCCGGCCCGGGCCTACCTCGACGACGCCTGCTCGTACGCCAGCAACGAGATCGCCATCAACTGGAACGCGCCGCTGGTGTACGTGTCGGCGGCATTGCAGGTGTTGACGCCGGCGCCGGGCAAGTAG
- a CDS encoding anti-sigma factor, whose translation MNLRDNLPLREKLAAEYALGTLKGGARRRFEGYLHNDAALRRTTAEWQDRLAPLAEFAGAQAPRKQVWTGIERRLGLHPAATGWQFWRSDAFAWRPLALASTAVALVLAAMLATHTLRAPQVDYMATLIDDKAQPVLVLAADHRQQQLTVRVVHAAPVPDDKSLQLWAVPKSGNPRSLGLVDAAGQATLTLALGAPGRAIGDDVALLAVSLEPKGGSRDPNGPTGPILYKGNWVRTL comes from the coding sequence ATGAACCTGCGCGACAACCTGCCGCTGCGCGAAAAGCTGGCCGCCGAATATGCGCTCGGCACATTGAAGGGCGGCGCCCGCCGGCGCTTCGAAGGCTATCTGCACAACGACGCCGCACTGCGCCGCACCACCGCCGAATGGCAGGACCGCCTGGCGCCGCTGGCGGAATTTGCGGGCGCGCAGGCCCCGCGCAAGCAGGTGTGGACCGGCATCGAACGCCGCCTCGGCCTGCACCCGGCTGCAACGGGCTGGCAGTTCTGGCGCAGCGATGCTTTCGCCTGGCGTCCGCTGGCGCTGGCCTCCACGGCGGTGGCGCTGGTGCTGGCAGCGATGCTGGCCACCCATACCCTGAGGGCGCCGCAGGTCGATTACATGGCCACGCTGATCGACGACAAGGCGCAACCAGTGCTGGTGCTGGCGGCCGACCATCGCCAGCAGCAGTTGACGGTGCGCGTGGTGCATGCCGCGCCGGTGCCGGACGACAAATCGCTGCAACTGTGGGCGGTGCCCAAGTCCGGCAATCCGCGCTCGCTGGGGCTGGTCGATGCGGCCGGCCAGGCCACGCTGACGCTGGCGTTGGGCGCGCCCGGGCGCGCCATCGGCGACGACGTGGCGCTGCTGGCCGTGTCGCTGGAGCCGAAGGGCGGCTCGCGCGATCCGAACGGGCCGACCGGCCCGATACTCTACAAGGGTAACTGGGTGCGTACGCTGTAG
- a CDS encoding TonB-dependent receptor produces the protein MRFDLVMGGMMAMVMAPGAVASNAATAAIGEDDAAPPRVTVLGNYDNAVGTSDAASEGTVTASLIANRPALRTGELLEFVPGMIVTQHSGDGKANQYFLRGFNLDHGTDFATYVDAMPVNLRSNAHGQGYSDLNFIIPELVQRIDYRKGPYFADEGDFSSAGAARLSLVDTLPQGIATVTLGSYGYQRALLADSFAVANGRLLYGVDAGRNDGPWDTPENVRKASALLRYSSGDARQGYNVTAMAYRNRWNATDQVPQRAVQQGLIGRYGVIDPSDGGKTDRASLSWAAHIKTDDRVTEAAAYIVRSRLDLFSNFTYFLNDPVNGDQFQQSERRTMTGANASTAWLASWGGVDVRNKVGVQTRYDHISPLGLYATRARGRLATVREDRVKEGSAGFYFENTAYWQPTLRTVLGVRHDAYRFDVNSDKVTAHRTSPKLSIILGPWASTEYFINYGGGFHSNDARGVVQAVDPATPLVATRGAELGVRSEWLPGLQTSLSLWTLDIDSELVFAGDSGQTEASRPSRRRGVEWTSHYIAAPWLLFDLDLSASRARYRQDDPAGNYVPESLSKVASFGVTVKDLDRWQGALEVRYFGQRPLIEDNSVRSKSTTLVYGRIGYQLTPRTRVTLDGFNLLNRKASDIDYYYASRLPGEPAEGVNDIHFHPVEQRTARLTLNHRF, from the coding sequence ATGCGATTCGACTTGGTAATGGGTGGGATGATGGCCATGGTGATGGCGCCCGGCGCGGTCGCAAGCAATGCGGCGACTGCCGCCATCGGGGAAGACGATGCCGCGCCACCGCGCGTGACCGTACTCGGTAACTACGACAACGCCGTCGGTACGTCGGACGCGGCCAGCGAAGGCACGGTCACGGCCAGCCTGATCGCCAACCGCCCCGCCCTGCGCACCGGCGAACTGCTCGAATTCGTGCCCGGCATGATCGTCACCCAGCACAGCGGCGACGGCAAGGCCAACCAGTACTTCCTGCGCGGCTTCAACCTCGATCACGGCACCGACTTTGCCACCTATGTCGATGCCATGCCGGTCAACCTGCGCAGCAACGCCCACGGCCAGGGCTACTCCGACCTCAACTTCATCATTCCCGAACTGGTGCAGCGCATCGACTACCGCAAGGGCCCCTATTTTGCCGACGAAGGCGACTTCTCTTCGGCCGGCGCCGCCCGCCTGAGCCTGGTCGATACCCTGCCGCAGGGCATCGCCACCGTCACCCTCGGCAGCTACGGCTACCAGCGCGCTTTGCTGGCCGACTCCTTCGCCGTCGCCAATGGCAGGCTGCTGTACGGCGTCGATGCCGGCCGCAACGACGGTCCGTGGGACACGCCGGAAAACGTGCGCAAGGCCAGCGCCCTGCTGCGCTACAGCAGCGGCGACGCCCGGCAAGGTTACAATGTCACCGCCATGGCTTATCGGAATCGCTGGAACGCCACCGACCAGGTGCCGCAGCGCGCCGTGCAGCAGGGCCTGATCGGCCGTTACGGCGTGATCGACCCCAGCGACGGCGGCAAGACCGACCGCGCCAGCCTGTCCTGGGCCGCGCACATCAAGACCGACGACCGCGTGACCGAGGCGGCCGCGTACATCGTGCGCTCGCGCCTGGACCTGTTCAGCAATTTCACCTATTTTTTGAACGACCCGGTCAACGGCGACCAGTTCCAGCAAAGCGAGCGGCGCACCATGACGGGCGCCAACGCCAGCACCGCGTGGCTCGCCAGCTGGGGCGGCGTCGATGTGCGCAACAAGGTCGGCGTGCAAACGCGCTACGACCATATCTCGCCTTTGGGCCTGTACGCCACCAGGGCGCGCGGACGCCTCGCCACCGTGCGCGAAGACCGCGTCAAGGAAGGCAGCGCCGGCTTCTACTTCGAAAACACCGCCTACTGGCAGCCGACCCTGCGCACGGTGCTCGGCGTGCGCCACGATGCCTACCGCTTCGACGTCAACAGCGACAAGGTGACCGCGCACCGCACGTCGCCCAAGCTGTCGATCATCCTGGGTCCGTGGGCCAGCACCGAGTACTTCATCAACTACGGCGGCGGTTTCCACAGCAACGACGCGCGCGGCGTGGTGCAGGCCGTCGATCCCGCCACGCCGCTGGTAGCCACGCGCGGCGCGGAGCTGGGCGTGCGCAGCGAATGGCTGCCCGGCCTGCAAACCTCGCTCTCGCTGTGGACCCTCGATATCGACTCGGAACTGGTATTTGCCGGCGACAGCGGCCAGACCGAAGCGAGCCGCCCGAGCCGCCGCCGGGGCGTGGAATGGACCAGCCATTACATCGCTGCGCCATGGCTGCTGTTTGACCTCGATTTGTCCGCCTCGCGCGCCCGCTACCGCCAGGACGACCCGGCTGGCAACTACGTGCCCGAGTCGCTGAGCAAGGTGGCCTCGTTCGGCGTCACCGTCAAGGACCTGGACCGCTGGCAGGGCGCGCTGGAAGTGCGCTACTTCGGCCAGCGTCCGCTGATCGAAGACAACAGCGTGCGCTCGAAGTCCACCACGCTGGTGTATGGCCGCATCGGCTACCAGCTCACGCCGCGCACCCGCGTCACGCTCGACGGTTTCAATCTGCTCAACCGCAAAGCGAGCGACATCGATTACTACTACGCCTCGCGACTGCCGGGCGAGCCGGCCGAAGGCGTAAACGACATCCATTTTCACCCGGTCGAGCAGCGCACCGCGCGGCTCACGCTGAATCACCGTTTTTAA